TACAACCTGCGCCTGTCGAACCTCTCGGCGACGATCATCCGCGCCCAGTTGCCCGAAGTGCCCCGCCGCATCCGCGACGGCCGGCGCAACCACGACCATACCGCCGCGCGTATCTCCGAAAGCCCCTGGCTGAGCGTTCCCGCGAAATTCCCCCCCGAGGACCGCGCCCCGGATTCGCTGCAATTCAATCTCGACGGGCTGACGGACGAGCAAACCCTGGCCTTCCAGTCCGCCGCCGCCCGTCATGGCATCAAGGTACAGGTCTTTGGCATGTCGAAGGACAATGCCCGCGCCTTCTGGAACTGGCAGTTCATCCCCGACCTGCCCGAGCTTCCGCGCACCCGCACAATGCTGATGCGCGCCTGTGATTGCCGCCTGCCCGCCCGACTGACTTTGGAAGAGTGCGACATGATCGCGGACGCGCTTATCACGGCTGCCGAAGATGTCATGGGGGCCACGCAGGCCTACGGCACCTGATACCGCCTCCGGCGGGAGTATTTTGGGCCAGATGATAGAGAGCCATGCTCCCCGTCATCTGGCCAGAAATACTCTGGGGGAGGCTCCGGTACGGAGACGGGGGCAAAGCCCCCCGTTCGGATCACTCCGAAAAGGGCGGATCGCTATATTCCACTTCGGACAGGTACAGCCCCTGCGGCGGGCTGACCGGCCCGCAAGCAGAGCGCTCCCGGGCAGCGAGCGCTGCTGCAACACGTTCGGGCGGCCAGCTGCCGGCACCGACCCGTTCAAGCGTGCCGACGATGGAGCGCACCTGGTTGTGCAGGAAACTGCGGGCGCGCAGGTGGAAATGCAGCTCGGTTCCGCCGGGTGTTTTGACGCTCTCCATGCGCAGCTCATCCAGCGTCTTCACCGGGCTTTTCGCCTGACAGATCGTGCTACGGAAGGTGGTGAAGTCATGCAGGCCGATCAACGCTTTGGCCGCGTCCCGCATCAGGTCGATGTCGAGGTCGTAGCGCACCTGCCAGACCAGCCCGACCTGGTGGGTGGCGGGCGCACGGCGCATCAGCAGGCGGTAGAGGTAGCGCCGCTCCAGAGCCGAGAACCGTGCGTGCCAGTCGTCGGCGACGCGCGCCGCGCCGACGATGGATACCGGCGCGGGCTTCAGATGGTAGTTCAGCGCTTCGGAAAGCCGGAACGGATTCCAATTCTTCTGCAGGTCGCAATGTGCCACCTGCCCCAGCCCATGCACCCCGGCATCGGTGCGCCCGGCGGCGGCGATCGTGTGCGGGCCAGGCTCCAGCCGCGCCAGCGCGGCCTCGATCGCGCCCTGCACGGAGGGCTGGTCCGCCTGCCTTTGCCAGCCGGCAAAAGGGGCGCCATTGTATTCGATTTTCAGTGCATATCTCGGCATGGGCCGCATCTACGCAATCCCCGGCCAGCGGGCAAGATGGCAGAGGTTGGAAAGCGCGACGCCGGCCTCTATCTATAGGGCAACAACAGGCAGGAACCGCACCTTTTGGATCTGAGATTTACTTCCCTCGCCGACGGTGTCACCCGGCAGATAGAATCTCTGGGCGACAGCCTGTCAGAGACCTTCTTCGAGCCGGTGATCCGGATCGGCGTCACAGGCATGGCGCGGGCGGGCAAGACGGTGTTCATCACCTCGCTGGTGGCCAATCTGCTGAACCGGGCGCGGATGCCACAGCTGACCGCCCAGTCCGAGGGGCGCATTCTGGCCGCCTACCTGCAGCCCCAGCCCGACGATACGCTTCCCCGGTTCGACTACGAATCCCACCTGGCGGCGCTGACTGGCCCCACACCTCATTGGCCTGACAGCACCCGGTCGATCTCGGAGTTGCGGATTTCCTTCCGCGTCCGTCCCTCGGGGCTGCTTGGCGGGATCTCGGGGCCTCGGGTGGTGCATGTCGATATCGTCGATTACCCCGGCGAATGGCTACTGGACCTCGGGCTGATGGAAACCTCCTACACCGAGTGGTCCCGTCAGGCGCTGGAACGCGCCGAAAAGCGCGCCATGGCGGCGGATTTCCTGACCACCTGTCGTGGCGCCACGGGCCTTGACGACTGGCAGGAACCCCTCGCCCAGGGATTGGCGCGCAGCTATACCGCCTACCTGGCGCAGGCGCGGGCCGAGGGCTTTTCCGATGTCACACCCGGCCGCTTCCTTTTGCCCGGCGATCTCGAAGGCTCTCCCGTGCTGACCTTCGCCCCGCTCCCCCCCGAGGACCGCCCCGCACGCAAGGGCCTCTGGCGCGAGATGGAGCGCCGGTTCGAGGCCTACAAGGCCCGCGTGGTCAAGCCCTTCTTCCGCGATCATTTCGCCCGCATCGACCGCCAGGTCGTGTTGGTCGACGCGCTTTCGGCCATCCACGCCGGCCCCGCCGCCGTCGCCGATCTGAACCAGGGGATGGAGGCTGTCCTGTCCGCCTTTCGCCCCGGCCAGAATGCCTGGCTGTCCCGGCTGATGCTTGGCAAGCGGGTGGAAAAGATCCTGTTCGCCGCCACCAAGGCCGACCACCTGCACCATGCCCAGCACGCCCGGCTGACCGCGATCATGGAATCCCTCGTCGCCGGCGCCGCCTCGCGCGCCGATTTCGCCGGCGCGCGCACCGGGGCGCTGTCCATCGCCGCCCTGCGCACCACGGTTGAAGAGGTCATCCGACACGATGGTCAGCCGCTCGACGCGGTGCGCGGACGCCTCGCCGATGGCCGCCAGGTCGCGCTCTATCCTGGTGCCCTGCCCGAGGATCCGACACGGATCACCAAGGGCCATCTTTCGGGCGATCACTGGCTCGACGAAGATTATTCGATCATGAATTTCTCGCCCGCGGTGATCTCCCTCAAGCCCGGCGAAGGGCCGCCGCATATCCGGCTCGACAAGGCCGCGCAGTTCCTGATCGGGGACAAGCTGTGACCCAAGCCCCTAAAATCACCAGGGCCCGATTGCGCGATACCTATGCCGTGGCCCGCGTTCTCTGGGATTACACCAAGACCGAAGGCTGGCTGCCTGCGCGCCGCAGCCCGGCGCAGGACCTGCTGCTGCTGGCGCGCCTGATCCGCCGTGGCGCGGTCCGCGCGATTCGCGACGCAGAGGGCATCTGCGCCTTCATCGCCCGCGAAGACAGCCGGATTCAGGCGCTTTACGTCCATAGCCGGGCGCGGCGGCGCGGCCTTGGCCGCCAACTGCTGCGCGATGCGAAATCGGCCAGCCCGGAGCTAGCGCTCTGGGCCTATCAGGCCAGCAACGCCGCCCGAGGCTTCTACGCTGCCGAAGGCTTCGCCCCCGCCGCCTGGGGCGATGGACGCGGCAATGACGAAGACCTGCCAGAGGTGCTGATGCTCTGGCGACGCCCGCACGCCGCCACTTACCGACCCGAGGACGCCGCATGACCGACGAGCCCCCGAAACGCCGCGGCCCCGTGATGGTCGATCTCGATGGCACCGCCCCCGGCCCCGATACCGCCCCACCGGTACCGGAAAACGGGGCACAGGATGTCCACCCCACAGGCAGCGCGATGCAGACCGCAGCCCTGCTGGCCTCCCGTCGCGGTTCGCGCCTGGCGCGCTGGTTCTGGGCGTTGTTGTCGGCGCTGATCGGCGTCGCGGTCTCGGCCGCCGCCTGGAATGCGCTGACCGGCCTGCTAGCCAGCACCCCCTGGCTCGGATGGATGATCACGGCCCTTATCGCCGCTTTCCTGCTGGTCGTGCTGGCCATCCTGATCAAGGAAGCCACCGCGATCGCCCGCCTCGCCCGGATCGACAAGCTGCAATCTGACGCAGCCGAGGCCGGCACCGCCGAAGATCTTGGGCTAGCCCGCAAGGTCACGACATCCCTCGCCGCCCTTTACGCGCATCGCGCCGAACTGCGCTGGCACCTCGACCGGTTCAACGACCGCAAGGACGAACAATTCGACGCCACCGCCCTGCTGTCCCTGGCGGAAACAGAGCTTATGACCCCGCTCGACGCCGCCGCCCGCCGCGAAGTCGAAACCGCCGCGCGTCAGGTTGCCACGGTCACCGCACTGGTGCCGCTAGCCTTCGCCGATGTGATCGCCGCGCTGACGTCCAATATCCGCATGATCCGCCGCATCGCCGAAATCTACGGCGGCCGCTCCGGCACTCTGGGCAGCCTGCGCCTGCTGCGCGCGGTGATGACCCATCTGGTCGCCACGGGCGCGGTCGCCATGGGCGACGACATGCTGGGCTCGGTCCTCGGGGGCAACCTGCTGGCCCGCCTGTCCCGCCGTTTCGGCGAAGGCGTGGTGAACGGCGCATTGACGGCCCGCGTTGGCCTTGCCGCGATGGAGGTCTGCCGTCCGCTTGCCTTCTCCCCCGGCCGCCGCCCGCGCGTGACCTCGATCATCCAAAGCGCGCTTGCGGGCCTCTTTTCCAAGGAAACCACCGCCGCGAAATGACGGTGGACCGGCTCTCTCATCTGGCCGAAAATACTCCCGCCGGAGGCATCCACGATCCCGGCTTGGTGCCACTCCGGCAGCGACGCATCTGCCCCCTCTGGACGCTCGCGGATGAGCCGCGTATAAGCGCGCCATGATGACCCGAGCCCACGCCATCATCATTCGAATTACATGCCCGGCGCTCTGAGACCGAGCTGCCGGGACAAGGCGTATGCGACGACGCGCCGCCCTTCCTCCGACATTGTGACGAATTGAACGGACCGCGATACATGTGCGCCGAAACGCCTGACTACAAGCAAACCCTGAACCTTCCCAAGACCGATTTCCCGATGCGGGCCGGCCTGCCAAAGCGCGAACCGGCATGGCTCGACCGCTGGGAACAGATCGGGGTCTACGACCGCCTGCGCGAAAAGCCCGGTCGCACCCCCTTCATCCTGCATGACGGGCCGCCCTATGCGAACGGCCACCTGCATATCGGCCACGCGCTGAACAAGACGATCAAGGACATGATCGTCCGGTCCCACCAGATGATGGGCCATGATGCGCGCTACGTGCCGGGTTGGGATTGCCACGGCCTGCCGATCGAATGGAAGATCGAGGAACAATACCGCGCCAAGGGCCGCGACAAGGATGACGTGCCGGTCATCGACTTCCGTCAGGAATGCCGCAAGTTTGCCGAAGGCTGGGTCGACATCCAGCGCGCGGAATTCAAGCGCCTCGGCATCACCGGCAATTGGGAAAACCCCTACCTGACGATGAACTTCCACGCCGAACGCGTCATCGCCGAGGAATTCATGAAATTCCTGATGAACGGGACGCTCTACCAGGGCTCCAAGCCCGTGATGTGGTCCCCGGTCGAGGAAACCGCCCTGGCCGAGGCCGAGGTCGAATACCACGACAAGGAAAGCCCGACGATCTGGGTCAAGTTCCGCGTCTCGGATTTCGATCTCGACGAATCCGACCGGGCCGAGGAAGAAGAAAGCATCGAGTCCCGCCAGGCGGTGATCGAGGCAGTCGAGGCCACGCGCCGCAAGTTCATGGGCGCCTACGTGGTGATCTGGACCACGACCCCCTGGACCATCCCGTCCAACAAGGCCGTCGTCTTTGGCGCCGGCTACGATTACGGTCTTTACGAGATCACCGGCACCCCCGAGGAATGTTGGGCCAGCACCGGCGAACGCTATATCCTGGCCGACAAGCTGGCGGCGGGCACCTTCGCCCGGGCCCGGCTCGACGAAGGCATGTACCGCCGCATCGGTGACGTGACGGCAGATCAGCTGGCCGCCATGTCCCTGACCCACCCGCTGGCCGGGGCCGAGGGCGGCAAGGGCGAATGGGACGACATCCGCGATTTCCGCGCCGCCGATTTCGTCACCGACGAGGAAGGCACCGGGTTTGTTCATTGCTCGCCCAGCCACGGGCTTGAGGAATACGAG
The Pseudooceanicola algae genome window above contains:
- a CDS encoding YcjX family GTP-binding protein, producing the protein MRFTSLADGVTRQIESLGDSLSETFFEPVIRIGVTGMARAGKTVFITSLVANLLNRARMPQLTAQSEGRILAAYLQPQPDDTLPRFDYESHLAALTGPTPHWPDSTRSISELRISFRVRPSGLLGGISGPRVVHVDIVDYPGEWLLDLGLMETSYTEWSRQALERAEKRAMAADFLTTCRGATGLDDWQEPLAQGLARSYTAYLAQARAEGFSDVTPGRFLLPGDLEGSPVLTFAPLPPEDRPARKGLWREMERRFEAYKARVVKPFFRDHFARIDRQVVLVDALSAIHAGPAAVADLNQGMEAVLSAFRPGQNAWLSRLMLGKRVEKILFAATKADHLHHAQHARLTAIMESLVAGAASRADFAGARTGALSIAALRTTVEEVIRHDGQPLDAVRGRLADGRQVALYPGALPEDPTRITKGHLSGDHWLDEDYSIMNFSPAVISLKPGEGPPHIRLDKAAQFLIGDKL
- the truA gene encoding tRNA pseudouridine(38-40) synthase TruA — encoded protein: MPRYALKIEYNGAPFAGWQRQADQPSVQGAIEAALARLEPGPHTIAAAGRTDAGVHGLGQVAHCDLQKNWNPFRLSEALNYHLKPAPVSIVGAARVADDWHARFSALERRYLYRLLMRRAPATHQVGLVWQVRYDLDIDLMRDAAKALIGLHDFTTFRSTICQAKSPVKTLDELRMESVKTPGGTELHFHLRARSFLHNQVRSIVGTLERVGAGSWPPERVAAALAARERSACGPVSPPQGLYLSEVEYSDPPFSE
- a CDS encoding YcjF family protein produces the protein MTDEPPKRRGPVMVDLDGTAPGPDTAPPVPENGAQDVHPTGSAMQTAALLASRRGSRLARWFWALLSALIGVAVSAAAWNALTGLLASTPWLGWMITALIAAFLLVVLAILIKEATAIARLARIDKLQSDAAEAGTAEDLGLARKVTTSLAALYAHRAELRWHLDRFNDRKDEQFDATALLSLAETELMTPLDAAARREVETAARQVATVTALVPLAFADVIAALTSNIRMIRRIAEIYGGRSGTLGSLRLLRAVMTHLVATGAVAMGDDMLGSVLGGNLLARLSRRFGEGVVNGALTARVGLAAMEVCRPLAFSPGRRPRVTSIIQSALAGLFSKETTAAK
- a CDS encoding GNAT family N-acetyltransferase, translating into MRDTYAVARVLWDYTKTEGWLPARRSPAQDLLLLARLIRRGAVRAIRDAEGICAFIAREDSRIQALYVHSRARRRGLGRQLLRDAKSASPELALWAYQASNAARGFYAAEGFAPAAWGDGRGNDEDLPEVLMLWRRPHAATYRPEDAA